In Corynebacterium afermentans subsp. afermentans, a genomic segment contains:
- a CDS encoding helix-turn-helix domain-containing protein, with protein sequence MSTSQMGSRRTPRAVAGGLIEIGEDLQRWRRLNRLTIEQAAYRADVSVSTLRRLEQGHGATLENFLRVCRAFQLLDRVRDAVDPMEHDRGRALIEQMI encoded by the coding sequence ATGAGTACGTCACAAATGGGTAGCCGTCGAACCCCTCGCGCGGTCGCAGGTGGGCTCATAGAGATCGGCGAAGATCTACAGCGCTGGCGCCGCCTCAACCGTCTCACGATCGAGCAGGCTGCGTACCGCGCTGACGTGAGCGTGTCCACGCTGCGGCGCTTAGAGCAAGGCCACGGCGCAACACTGGAAAACTTCCTCCGGGTGTGCCGTGCGTTTCAACTGCTTGACCGGGTGAGAGACGCGGTTGATCCGATGGAGCACGATCGCGGTCGGGCTTTGATTGAGCAGATGATTTAG
- a CDS encoding VOC family protein — MNREIVFIVYVTDIDRSVEFYSDLLELETDFVSPRYVTFALADGVALALWTGNSEVLADAPARTTEVCLNVNGDEVMDVFQAWTGKGVDVIKEPHQDVFGTTFVVADPDGNQIRVAPID; from the coding sequence ATGAACCGCGAAATCGTCTTCATCGTTTACGTGACCGACATTGATAGATCGGTCGAGTTCTACTCAGACCTCCTGGAGCTGGAAACTGACTTTGTTTCACCCCGCTATGTGACGTTCGCTTTGGCGGACGGTGTGGCTCTCGCACTGTGGACTGGGAACTCCGAAGTGCTTGCAGACGCTCCCGCACGCACCACCGAAGTGTGCCTCAACGTCAACGGGGACGAAGTCATGGACGTGTTCCAGGCCTGGACTGGCAAGGGGGTCGACGTCATCAAAGAACCCCACCAGGACGTCTTCGGAACGACGTTCGTGGTTGCCGATCCCGACGGGAACCAGATCCGAGTGGCACCTATCGACTAG
- a CDS encoding YchJ family protein, translating into MAESGLWADVRGLCPCGQGLPYEACCGRYIDGAAAAPTAEALMRSRYTAYVRGAGSYVAETWADETRPADLAVDPSGEPFTRLEVLGTSGGGPFDAEGVVEFAAHHPGGVMRERSRFERRAGRWVYVDGVVR; encoded by the coding sequence ATGGCTGAATCCGGGTTGTGGGCGGACGTGCGGGGTTTGTGCCCCTGCGGGCAGGGTCTGCCGTACGAGGCGTGCTGCGGGCGTTACATCGACGGCGCTGCCGCGGCGCCCACCGCTGAGGCGCTGATGCGCTCGCGCTACACCGCCTACGTGCGCGGCGCGGGCTCCTACGTCGCGGAGACTTGGGCGGATGAGACGCGGCCGGCGGATCTGGCTGTGGACCCGTCTGGCGAGCCGTTTACTCGCCTGGAAGTGCTGGGCACCTCCGGCGGCGGGCCCTTCGACGCCGAGGGCGTAGTCGAGTTCGCCGCGCACCACCCCGGCGGCGTGATGCGGGAGCGCTCCCGCTTCGAGCGCCGCGCCGGGCGGTGGGTGTACGTCGACGGCGTGGTCCGCTAA
- a CDS encoding bifunctional alpha/beta hydrolase/OsmC family protein → MLSMNVKVPSSKGHMMAATIDRPDGPAQAYAIFAHCFAGSRHTPGASRIAKRLTEHGIATLRFDFPGLGQSEGEFKDTSFSENVDDIVAAALWLEENYKAPQLLMGHSLGGAATLKAATRPELKKMIKAVATVGAPFDPAHSVLHYAHAIGEADANGSVGVVLGGRELTISREFLEDLAETNPEEYLPKLRKPLLVVHSPIDVTVGIDNAQNIFSLARYPKSLMALDKADHLLTRQGTAQRAADIIGSWAQQYIQPLFVPAKTTDTNAVSYSARGTKYGDVVRTSDRAITTDRSKNTGGKGQGVTSTGLYMSALAVSCSQAVREAAKGMQLDDVRVEVNHNGDGTFTRLITLYGDLTDDEVETLRAAGASSTVDGYVAKGEIETTAETASLERRRRQNKLHRAERLGK, encoded by the coding sequence ATGCTGTCTATGAACGTGAAAGTCCCGTCGTCCAAGGGCCACATGATGGCTGCGACCATCGACCGCCCCGACGGACCCGCGCAGGCCTACGCCATTTTCGCCCACTGCTTCGCCGGCTCCCGCCACACGCCCGGTGCCTCCCGCATCGCCAAACGCCTGACCGAGCACGGCATTGCTACCCTGCGCTTCGACTTCCCCGGCCTGGGCCAGTCCGAGGGAGAGTTCAAGGACACCTCGTTTTCTGAGAATGTGGACGACATCGTCGCCGCTGCCCTGTGGCTGGAGGAGAACTACAAGGCCCCGCAGCTGCTCATGGGCCACTCACTCGGCGGCGCCGCCACCCTGAAGGCCGCCACCCGCCCCGAGCTGAAGAAGATGATCAAGGCGGTGGCCACCGTCGGCGCGCCGTTCGACCCAGCGCACTCGGTACTGCACTACGCCCACGCCATCGGTGAGGCGGATGCGAACGGCTCCGTCGGCGTGGTGCTCGGCGGCCGCGAGCTGACCATCTCGCGCGAGTTCCTCGAAGATCTGGCTGAGACCAACCCGGAGGAGTACCTGCCGAAGCTGCGCAAGCCCCTGCTTGTCGTGCACTCGCCTATCGACGTCACCGTCGGCATCGACAACGCCCAGAACATCTTCTCCTTGGCTCGCTACCCCAAGTCCCTGATGGCGCTGGACAAGGCGGACCACCTGCTCACCCGCCAGGGCACCGCGCAGCGCGCCGCGGACATCATCGGCTCCTGGGCGCAGCAATACATCCAGCCGCTGTTCGTCCCCGCGAAGACCACGGACACCAACGCCGTGTCCTACTCCGCGCGCGGCACGAAGTACGGCGACGTGGTGCGCACCTCCGACCGCGCGATCACCACCGACCGTTCCAAGAACACCGGTGGCAAGGGCCAGGGTGTCACCTCCACCGGCCTGTACATGTCCGCGCTCGCGGTCAGCTGCTCGCAGGCGGTGCGTGAGGCGGCCAAGGGCATGCAGCTTGACGACGTCCGCGTGGAAGTCAACCACAACGGCGACGGCACCTTCACCCGCCTGATCACCCTCTACGGCGACCTGACCGACGACGAGGTGGAGACCCTGCGCGCCGCGGGTGCCTCCTCCACCGTGGACGGCTACGTGGCCAAGGGCGAAATCGAAACGACTGCGGAGACCGCCTCGCTTGAGCGCCGACGCCGCCAGAACAAGCTCCACCGCGCGGAGCGCCTGGGCAAGTAA
- the secA2 gene encoding accessory Sec system translocase SecA2 translates to MGKFDWFWKAMGSTTERNNKKSKAVVANAHGLIEELSLLDDASLASAVASTVCDGAIADKPRFLAGLSVASQRTLGMTPFEVQNQAVLRLLEGDVIQMATGEGKTLVGAMAATGFALQGKRVHLITVNNYLAARDAEWMRPLVEFFGLTVAAVTESSTREERVTAYRSDVIYAPVTEIGFDHLRDNQITSREQTVQLPADVALVDEADSVLVDEALVPLVLAGSEGSKQATGQITEAVSKLDEDTDYTIDADGRNAFLTDDGAKKVERLLGIDSLYSDEHIGTTLVRVNLALHAKALLIRDVHYIVDDGKVALVDASRGRVAELQRWPDGLQAAVESKEGLDVSEGGRILDSITLQALMRRYPLVCGMTGTAVEATDQLRSFYGLHVSVIDRANELQRFDEADRIYATMEEKNSAIVDEIARINSTGQPVLVGTHDVAESEALAEALEARGIAVNVLNAKNDAEEARIVAEAGDVGRVTVSTQMAGRGTDIRLGGADERDHDKVASLGGLAVIGTARHRTARLDNQLRGRAGRQGDPGLSVFFVSLDDDIVTSGGDGEQFSAQPEPDGRISGNRAQHFIEHCQRVTEGQLLEIHSQTWKYNKLLADHRDILDERRAALLDTDTAWRELSERSPQRAAELSRLPQDVLEQAAREIMLFHLDAEWSEHLALMDDVRESIHLRAIARETPIDEYHRIAVREFKDLANRAVAAAVETFNSVDIDADGAHLADAGWKRPSATWTYMVSDNPLAGSGNSVISGIGNIFR, encoded by the coding sequence ATGGGCAAGTTTGACTGGTTCTGGAAGGCCATGGGCTCCACCACGGAGCGCAACAACAAGAAGTCGAAAGCCGTTGTCGCCAACGCGCACGGGTTAATCGAGGAGCTATCGCTTCTCGACGATGCTTCGCTCGCCTCCGCAGTCGCCTCCACCGTGTGCGACGGGGCCATCGCTGACAAGCCGCGCTTTCTCGCCGGGCTGTCCGTCGCCTCCCAGCGCACCCTGGGCATGACGCCGTTCGAGGTGCAGAATCAGGCCGTGCTGCGCCTGCTGGAGGGCGACGTGATCCAGATGGCTACCGGCGAGGGCAAAACGCTCGTCGGCGCGATGGCTGCCACCGGGTTCGCGCTGCAGGGCAAGCGCGTCCATCTGATCACGGTGAACAACTACCTAGCCGCGCGCGATGCAGAGTGGATGCGCCCGCTCGTGGAGTTCTTCGGGTTGACGGTGGCGGCGGTCACGGAGTCGTCGACACGCGAAGAGCGCGTCACGGCGTACCGCAGCGACGTGATCTACGCGCCGGTGACCGAAATCGGCTTCGACCACCTGCGCGACAACCAGATCACCTCCCGCGAGCAGACGGTGCAGCTGCCTGCAGACGTCGCGCTGGTCGACGAGGCGGACAGCGTGCTTGTGGACGAGGCGCTCGTGCCGCTCGTGCTCGCCGGCTCCGAAGGCTCCAAGCAGGCGACCGGCCAGATCACCGAGGCCGTTTCGAAGCTGGACGAGGACACCGACTACACCATCGACGCGGACGGGCGAAACGCCTTCCTCACCGACGACGGGGCGAAGAAGGTGGAGCGCCTGCTGGGGATTGACTCGCTGTACTCCGACGAGCACATCGGCACCACTCTCGTTCGTGTGAACCTGGCGCTGCACGCGAAGGCGCTGCTGATCCGGGACGTGCACTACATCGTCGACGACGGCAAGGTCGCGCTCGTGGACGCCTCCCGCGGGCGCGTGGCGGAGTTGCAGCGCTGGCCCGACGGCCTGCAGGCGGCGGTGGAGTCCAAGGAGGGGCTGGACGTGTCCGAAGGCGGGCGCATCCTGGACTCCATCACCCTGCAGGCGCTCATGCGCCGCTACCCGCTGGTGTGCGGCATGACCGGTACCGCCGTGGAGGCGACCGACCAGCTGCGCAGCTTCTACGGCCTGCACGTGTCTGTGATCGACCGCGCCAACGAGCTGCAGCGTTTCGACGAAGCCGACCGGATCTACGCGACGATGGAGGAGAAGAACTCGGCAATCGTCGACGAAATCGCGCGCATCAACTCCACCGGCCAGCCGGTACTCGTGGGGACCCACGATGTGGCGGAATCCGAAGCTTTGGCAGAGGCATTGGAGGCCCGCGGCATCGCGGTCAACGTGCTCAACGCTAAAAACGACGCGGAAGAAGCCCGCATTGTCGCGGAGGCCGGCGACGTGGGGCGTGTGACCGTCTCTACGCAGATGGCGGGCCGCGGCACCGATATCCGCCTGGGTGGTGCAGATGAGCGCGACCACGACAAGGTTGCCTCGCTCGGCGGCTTGGCCGTCATCGGCACCGCGCGGCACCGCACCGCCCGCCTGGACAACCAGCTGCGCGGCCGTGCTGGCCGCCAGGGCGATCCCGGATTGAGCGTCTTCTTCGTCTCCCTCGACGACGACATTGTCACCTCCGGCGGCGACGGCGAGCAGTTTTCCGCCCAGCCGGAACCGGACGGCCGCATCTCGGGCAACCGCGCGCAGCACTTCATCGAGCACTGTCAGCGCGTCACCGAAGGCCAGCTTTTGGAGATCCACTCACAGACCTGGAAGTACAACAAGCTGCTGGCGGACCACCGAGACATCCTGGACGAGCGCCGCGCCGCCCTGCTGGACACCGACACCGCCTGGCGCGAGCTGTCGGAGCGCTCCCCGCAACGCGCCGCCGAGCTTTCGCGCCTGCCACAGGACGTGCTCGAGCAGGCCGCGCGGGAGATCATGCTGTTCCACCTGGACGCGGAGTGGTCCGAGCACTTGGCGCTGATGGACGACGTCCGCGAATCCATCCACCTGCGCGCCATCGCCCGCGAAACGCCGATCGACGAATACCACCGCATCGCCGTGCGCGAGTTCAAGGATTTGGCTAACCGCGCGGTCGCCGCGGCGGTGGAAACATTCAACTCGGTGGACATCGACGCCGACGGCGCGCACCTGGCAGATGCAGGGTGGAAGCGTCCGAGCGCGACGTGGACATACATGGTGTCCGATAACCCGTTGGCGGGTTCCGGCAACTCCGTGATTTCCGGAATCGGCAACATTTTCCGCTAA
- the odhI gene encoding oxoglutarate dehydrogenase inhibitor Odhl codes for MSDNMPQNQVETTSVFRADLLKEMESGAATSADTAAGADQLSDGEALLVVKRGPNAGARFLLDQDSTTAGRHPEADIFLDDVTVSRRHAEFRRNDDGYEVVDVGSLNGTYVNREPRNSQELTNGDEIQIGKFRLVFITAGN; via the coding sequence ATGAGCGACAACATGCCGCAGAACCAGGTCGAAACCACCTCGGTATTCCGCGCAGACCTGCTCAAGGAGATGGAGTCCGGAGCTGCGACGTCTGCGGACACCGCCGCCGGTGCGGACCAGCTGTCGGATGGGGAGGCGCTCCTCGTAGTCAAGCGCGGCCCGAACGCAGGTGCGCGCTTCCTGCTGGACCAGGATTCCACCACCGCAGGCCGCCACCCGGAGGCGGACATCTTCCTCGACGACGTGACCGTGTCGCGTCGTCACGCAGAGTTCCGCCGCAACGACGACGGCTACGAAGTCGTGGACGTGGGCTCGCTCAACGGCACCTACGTCAACCGCGAGCCGCGTAACTCCCAGGAGCTGACCAACGGCGACGAAATCCAGATTGGTAAATTCCGTCTGGTCTTCATCACCGCCGGCAACTAG
- the ftsR gene encoding transcriptional regulator FtsR, translating to MSAIRQTAPAATPAKPAKAAKATKTAKTMSIGVVLERLRTEFPDVTVSKIRFLESEGLITPQRTASGYRRFTEEDVERLRYILVTQRDNYLPLKVIREQLEAMDSGHVTAILSAGESEPMISPENFRAPAATQLTDMDVAEQAQADPSTVEEYIKVGLITPDAAGLFTADDVRTVTTALSLSEFGFDARHLKTLRTAAARQADMINQVAEPVSKSGKVTAKQKAEEIGQQMSALVVSLHASLVKNELRKQLGS from the coding sequence GTGAGCGCAATCCGTCAGACGGCACCTGCCGCTACCCCCGCGAAGCCGGCAAAGGCTGCCAAGGCAACCAAGACCGCGAAGACCATGTCCATCGGCGTGGTGCTTGAACGTCTGCGCACCGAGTTTCCGGACGTGACCGTCTCCAAGATCCGCTTCCTCGAGTCCGAAGGGCTCATCACTCCGCAGCGCACCGCCTCCGGCTACCGCCGCTTCACCGAGGAAGACGTGGAGCGTCTGCGCTACATCCTGGTCACGCAGCGAGACAACTACCTGCCGCTGAAGGTCATCCGCGAGCAGCTCGAGGCGATGGATTCGGGCCACGTCACCGCGATCCTTTCCGCGGGCGAGTCCGAGCCGATGATCTCCCCGGAGAACTTCCGCGCGCCGGCGGCGACGCAGCTGACCGACATGGACGTGGCGGAGCAGGCCCAGGCGGATCCGTCCACTGTGGAGGAGTACATCAAGGTCGGCCTGATCACCCCGGATGCTGCCGGGCTGTTCACGGCCGACGACGTTCGCACCGTCACCACCGCGCTGTCGCTGTCCGAGTTCGGCTTCGACGCCCGCCACCTGAAAACTCTGCGCACCGCGGCGGCCCGCCAGGCCGACATGATCAACCAGGTTGCGGAGCCGGTGTCGAAGTCCGGCAAGGTCACCGCGAAGCAGAAGGCTGAGGAGATTGGCCAGCAGATGTCCGCGCTGGTGGTGTCCCTGCACGCGTCGCTGGTGAAAAACGAGCTGCGCAAGCAGCTGGGGAGCTAA
- a CDS encoding bifunctional nuclease domain-containing protein, with the protein MEAVNLIGVFPVGPEDFLCALLQRPTNGRCIPVWLPPMEGAELAARLDGWAPNRPRPVDAMAEIIRTSTSGAEGLELSSYVDGTFMATLTLYGGTEIDLRASDALLLASELDMELTVDDTVASQASVFLSQEDAERYLQAEIEVEGFTDEPASASGDAQADADFEALMRSLGVEDSDLGEDNPEEE; encoded by the coding sequence ATGGAGGCTGTCAACCTCATTGGCGTGTTTCCGGTCGGCCCGGAAGATTTTCTGTGCGCGTTGCTGCAGCGCCCCACGAACGGGCGGTGCATCCCCGTGTGGCTTCCGCCGATGGAGGGCGCTGAGCTGGCCGCACGCTTGGACGGGTGGGCCCCGAACCGCCCGCGCCCCGTCGACGCGATGGCAGAGATCATCCGAACGTCCACAAGCGGCGCCGAGGGGCTTGAGCTGTCCAGCTATGTCGACGGCACGTTCATGGCCACGTTGACGCTTTACGGCGGCACCGAGATTGATCTGCGTGCCTCAGATGCGCTGCTTTTAGCCAGCGAGCTGGACATGGAGCTGACTGTCGACGACACGGTCGCCTCCCAAGCCTCAGTATTTTTGTCGCAGGAGGACGCCGAGCGCTACCTGCAGGCGGAGATCGAAGTTGAGGGCTTCACCGATGAGCCCGCATCCGCCAGCGGCGACGCCCAAGCGGACGCGGATTTCGAGGCGTTGATGCGCAGCCTCGGCGTGGAGGACTCGGATTTGGGGGAGGATAACCCCGAAGAGGAGTAA
- a CDS encoding MerR family transcriptional regulator has protein sequence MEENQDGLFDAVQESLFDVGPSDEVGYRVPIACQVAGITYRQLDYWARTGLVRPSIRGAKGSGSQRLYSFKDILVLKIVKGLLDTGISLQNIRLAVDKLRDRGVSDIAEITLVSDGVTVYECRSNEEIIDLLGGGQGVFGIAVPQIMKELTGTISAFPSERVIDDGADNVIGFDELADRRRRKTS, from the coding sequence ATCGAGGAAAATCAGGACGGCCTGTTCGACGCTGTGCAGGAGTCGCTTTTCGACGTCGGCCCGTCCGACGAAGTCGGCTACCGCGTGCCGATCGCCTGCCAGGTCGCCGGCATCACCTACCGCCAGCTCGACTACTGGGCACGCACCGGCCTGGTGCGCCCGTCCATCCGCGGCGCCAAGGGCTCCGGCTCCCAGCGCCTGTACTCGTTCAAGGACATCCTGGTTCTGAAGATTGTCAAGGGCCTGCTCGACACTGGCATCTCGCTGCAGAACATCCGCCTCGCAGTGGATAAGCTGCGCGACCGCGGCGTCTCCGACATCGCCGAGATCACCCTCGTCTCGGACGGCGTGACCGTCTACGAGTGCCGCTCCAACGAGGAGATCATCGACCTACTCGGCGGCGGGCAGGGCGTGTTCGGCATCGCCGTGCCGCAGATCATGAAGGAACTGACCGGCACCATCTCCGCATTCCCGTCGGAGCGCGTGATCGACGACGGTGCAGACAACGTCATCGGCTTCGACGAGCTGGCGGACCGCCGCCGTCGCAAGACCTCCTAA
- a CDS encoding IS30 family transposase produces the protein MKTQAGHAPADYAEDRVKVGRGVRLSYEDRLTIQHGCSQGMSARQIGALLGRHHSVISREIARNGWEVPGEDGEATVYYNARQAGLGAKARAHRPKVRKLDDNPALRAVVVTCLARRWSPGRISVWLQHAFADDESMRISHEAIYSALYIQGKGSLRAELEAVMKTQDVLIRGGKRRKARPRNAGVLTGKPWIKGAEITKRSPEADDRAIPGHWEGDLVIGTGGKSALITLVERTSRYTLLGHLPTEHTSMTVIATIQQMVKDLNAEQLKTITWDQGVEMAETARVRIKDGCEVYFCDPHAPWQRPTNENTNGEIRRRFYKKGTDFAEVTPEHVAWVQDELNDTPRQVLGGATPREILQQIFNRGALTA, from the coding sequence ATGAAAACACAGGCAGGCCACGCGCCTGCCGACTATGCCGAGGACCGTGTGAAAGTCGGCCGCGGGGTCCGACTGTCGTATGAAGACCGCCTGACGATCCAACATGGGTGCAGCCAGGGAATGTCAGCCAGGCAGATCGGAGCACTTCTGGGGCGCCACCATAGCGTGATCAGCCGGGAAATCGCCCGCAACGGGTGGGAAGTTCCCGGCGAAGACGGTGAGGCCACGGTGTACTACAACGCCCGGCAAGCCGGCCTGGGCGCCAAGGCGCGTGCGCACCGGCCGAAGGTGCGCAAGCTTGACGACAACCCGGCACTTCGTGCTGTGGTGGTGACGTGTCTTGCCCGCCGGTGGTCGCCCGGGCGCATCAGTGTGTGGCTTCAGCATGCTTTCGCCGATGATGAAAGCATGCGTATTTCCCACGAAGCGATCTACAGTGCCTTGTACATCCAGGGCAAAGGCAGCTTGCGCGCCGAGCTTGAAGCGGTGATGAAGACCCAAGATGTGCTCATCCGCGGCGGCAAGCGGCGAAAAGCTCGGCCCCGTAATGCCGGTGTGCTCACCGGTAAGCCGTGGATCAAAGGTGCTGAAATCACCAAGCGCAGCCCAGAGGCTGACGACCGGGCAATCCCCGGGCACTGGGAAGGCGATCTTGTTATCGGCACCGGCGGCAAAAGCGCGCTGATTACCCTGGTGGAGCGCACCAGCCGCTACACCCTGCTTGGTCATCTGCCCACCGAACACACATCGATGACGGTGATTGCAACGATCCAGCAGATGGTCAAAGACCTCAACGCTGAACAGCTCAAGACCATCACCTGGGATCAAGGCGTGGAAATGGCTGAAACCGCACGTGTGCGCATCAAAGACGGCTGCGAGGTGTACTTTTGCGATCCGCACGCGCCGTGGCAGCGGCCGACCAACGAGAACACCAACGGTGAGATCCGCCGCCGCTTCTACAAAAAGGGCACCGACTTCGCCGAAGTAACCCCCGAGCACGTCGCCTGGGTACAAGACGAACTCAACGACACACCACGACAAGTCCTCGGCGGAGCAACCCCACGTGAGATACTCCAGCAAATATTCAATCGTGGCGCATTAACCGCTTGA
- a CDS encoding vWA domain-containing protein, with product MAKHASGKNNYRLSGELIALLVVLALIAAAVIWWLSTRGDDADSAAAQPEDCVAGELMLPVAASDKGAGQSLVDAYGASSPVVRDYCVKPQLVDSVADAAVFVAPNTAVTHQSLDSAGRTPAVSDAQPAYSEAVGVAGKDEIKFEDLTADKLRFAVAEESAASALVASQVVGNGNDAVQALTDQRIASASELNADAGEYLATAEDAVPEGLKFTPVGADAVYTAFPLNQNDKVDENQARAGQDFARFASEHFDGSAKDQPAVSDLVWAAALPAGGEAITADEKEDSDPQNAADADKAADEAGSNAAALQPENTLFLLDTSDAMSPYIQPAKDAIANAALELGAQGKQVGLWNYSSPLNPGVVVGYRQNITVSPDADSVAVAVRRFLTGGVPQTRQAVEAAAGAYGTGDAKTRIVLVTTGTADAGDDNAFENAVRGAAGDKVEITVVRVGEGEADQAVEALSAKAVDAAQADAIEGAVKQASGL from the coding sequence GTGGCGAAGCACGCAAGCGGCAAAAACAACTACAGGCTATCCGGAGAGCTCATTGCCTTACTGGTGGTGCTGGCCCTGATCGCAGCGGCCGTTATCTGGTGGCTGTCTACGCGCGGGGATGACGCCGACAGTGCTGCGGCGCAGCCGGAGGACTGCGTTGCGGGCGAGCTGATGCTTCCTGTTGCGGCCTCCGACAAGGGGGCGGGCCAATCGCTTGTCGACGCCTACGGTGCGTCCTCCCCCGTCGTCCGCGACTACTGCGTGAAGCCCCAGCTGGTGGATTCCGTCGCTGACGCCGCAGTTTTTGTCGCGCCGAACACGGCGGTGACGCACCAGTCGTTGGATAGCGCCGGCCGCACCCCCGCCGTGTCAGATGCGCAGCCCGCGTACAGCGAAGCCGTCGGCGTGGCAGGCAAGGACGAAATCAAGTTCGAGGACCTGACTGCGGATAAACTCCGCTTCGCCGTCGCCGAGGAATCCGCCGCCTCGGCGCTGGTGGCGTCTCAGGTGGTCGGCAACGGCAACGACGCCGTGCAGGCACTGACCGACCAGCGCATCGCCAGCGCATCAGAGCTCAACGCCGACGCCGGCGAGTACCTCGCCACCGCCGAGGATGCCGTGCCGGAGGGCCTGAAGTTCACCCCGGTCGGCGCTGACGCTGTCTACACCGCGTTCCCGCTGAACCAGAACGACAAGGTCGACGAGAACCAGGCCCGCGCCGGCCAGGACTTCGCCCGATTCGCCTCCGAGCACTTCGACGGCTCTGCTAAGGACCAGCCGGCCGTCTCCGACCTGGTCTGGGCCGCAGCCCTGCCCGCTGGCGGCGAGGCCATCACCGCGGACGAAAAGGAGGACAGCGACCCCCAAAACGCCGCGGATGCGGACAAGGCGGCGGACGAAGCCGGTTCCAACGCCGCCGCCCTGCAGCCCGAGAACACCCTGTTCCTCCTGGACACCTCCGACGCGATGAGCCCGTACATCCAGCCAGCGAAGGACGCAATCGCGAACGCCGCGCTCGAGCTCGGCGCCCAGGGCAAGCAGGTCGGACTGTGGAACTACTCTTCGCCGCTAAACCCGGGTGTTGTGGTGGGCTATCGCCAGAACATCACGGTCTCCCCCGATGCCGACTCCGTTGCCGTGGCAGTGCGCCGCTTCCTCACCGGTGGTGTGCCCCAGACCCGCCAGGCAGTTGAAGCCGCCGCGGGTGCCTATGGCACCGGGGATGCGAAAACCCGCATCGTCCTGGTTACCACTGGCACGGCAGACGCCGGCGACGACAATGCCTTCGAAAATGCAGTTCGCGGTGCCGCCGGCGACAAGGTGGAGATCACCGTTGTCCGCGTCGGCGAGGGTGAGGCGGACCAGGCGGTCGAGGCCCTTTCCGCCAAGGCTGTCGACGCTGCGCAGGCCGACGCCATCGAGGGTGCCGTGAAGCAGGCTTCCGGCCTGTAA
- a CDS encoding 3-methyladenine DNA glycosylase, whose amino-acid sequence MKAHAARAERWTAPRVARRARGQYHPVWDFLFDYYPQRPAHLKRWHPGVGVALEDASSLPHAGWRDYVCDEDTVLVDVQRFLSHRRHDVEEAAAILRSVDKREAHFDCFGMHEWAMVYRTDNPRHSLPLRLGAEGTNKVVESHNVKCTHFDAFRFFTPAARPLNLTVLTREGQADNDQAGCVHVSMDLYKWAMKLGPLVPGELLMDCFELAADARRLDMEASPYDCRGLGFGVVAVETPEGKAEYVARQRELSRRTQPLRQRLVAVIDAAYDG is encoded by the coding sequence ATGAAGGCACACGCCGCCCGCGCCGAGCGGTGGACCGCACCGAGGGTGGCGCGCCGGGCGCGCGGCCAGTACCACCCCGTGTGGGACTTCCTCTTCGACTATTACCCGCAGCGCCCCGCCCACCTGAAGCGGTGGCACCCGGGTGTCGGTGTCGCGCTCGAAGACGCCTCCTCGCTCCCCCACGCCGGTTGGCGCGATTACGTCTGCGACGAAGACACAGTGCTTGTCGACGTCCAAAGGTTTCTCTCCCACCGCCGCCACGACGTGGAGGAGGCGGCGGCGATCCTTCGGTCCGTCGATAAGCGAGAAGCCCATTTCGACTGCTTCGGCATGCATGAATGGGCAATGGTGTACCGCACCGACAACCCACGCCACAGCCTGCCGTTGCGGCTCGGGGCTGAGGGCACGAACAAGGTAGTCGAGTCGCACAACGTGAAGTGCACCCATTTCGACGCTTTCCGCTTTTTCACCCCCGCAGCGCGGCCGCTGAACCTCACCGTGCTCACCCGCGAAGGGCAGGCGGACAACGACCAGGCAGGATGCGTGCACGTGAGCATGGACCTGTACAAGTGGGCGATGAAGCTCGGACCTTTAGTTCCAGGCGAGCTGCTCATGGATTGTTTCGAGCTCGCTGCCGACGCCCGCAGGCTGGACATGGAGGCCTCCCCGTACGACTGCCGGGGTTTGGGCTTCGGTGTTGTGGCCGTGGAAACGCCTGAGGGCAAGGCCGAGTACGTCGCCCGCCAGCGCGAACTCAGCCGCCGCACACAACCGCTGCGCCAGCGGCTTGTCGCGGTCATCGACGCCGCCTATGACGGCTAG